From Coffea arabica cultivar ET-39 chromosome 10e, Coffea Arabica ET-39 HiFi, whole genome shotgun sequence, one genomic window encodes:
- the LOC113711759 gene encoding probable inactive heme oxygenase 2, chloroplastic isoform X1 → MACFKLSILPLQENSRLLFVNKFSNFPTAEKRNSTNSDKTKRPTKFYCSHSNTIAVVSPSETEEDGSDDNEEGGQMSTPAMMGSAPPVRRRRRRYRKLCPGENQGITEEMRFVAMKLRNSGKPKKIKKGRGKAESIKEVETGNSADSGEDQKDVSISEEKVEKDDDGSDANEDIWQPSLEGFLKYLVDSKLVFSTIERIVDESSDVSYVYFRKTGLERSECIAKDLEWFSRKGNTIPAPSNPGVTYVQYLKELAETSPPLFLSHFYNIYFSHIAGGQVIAKKVSEKLLEGRKLEFYAWEGEEQELLKGVRDKLNMIGEHWSRDEKNRCLSEATKAFRYLGQIVRLIILQRKQI, encoded by the exons ATGGCCTGCTTCAAGCTATCAATTTTGCCGCTCCAAGAAAATTCAAGACTCCTATTTGTGAACAAATTCTCAAATTTTCCAACTGCAGAGAAAAGAAATTCGACAAATAGTGACAAAACCAAGCGGCCCACTAAATTTTACTGTTCACACTCCAATACGATTGCTGTGGTATCACCGTCGGAAACTGAAGAAGATGGAAGTGATGATAATGAAGAAGGTGGGCAGATGTCGACGCCGGCTATGATGGGAAGCGCGCCTCCGGTTaggcggaggaggaggaggtacAGGAAACTATGCCCTGGCGAGAATCAAGGGATAACTGAAGAAATGAGGTTCGTTGCAATGAAGTTAAGAAATAGCGGTAAacccaaaaagattaaaaagggaagaggaaAGGCTGAGAGCATTAAAGAAGTGGAAACTGGGAATTCTGCTGACTCTGGGGAAGACCAAAAGGATGTCTCAATTTCAGAGGAAAAAGTGGAAAAGGATGATGATGGTAGCGATGCAAATGAAGATATATGGCAGCCTAGTCTGGAAGGTTTTTTGAAGTACCTTGTGGATAGCAAGCTTGTTTTTAGTACTATTGAGCGGATTGTTGACGAGTCCAGTGATGTTTCTT ATGTCTACTTCAGGAAAACAGGATTGGAGCGATCAGAATGTATTGCAAAAGATCTAGAATGGTTCAGCCGAAAGGGTAATACCATCCCAGCACCCAGCAATCCAGGAGTCACTTATGTCCAATATCTGAAGGAACTTGCTGAGACGAGTCCCCCTTTGTTTCTTTCCCACTTTTACAACATATACTTCTCGCATATAGCTGGAGggcaagttatagccaaaaag GTCTCAGAGAAGTTGTTGGAAGGAAGGAAGCTGGAGTTCTATGCATGGGAAGGGGAAGAACAAGAGTTGCTAAAAGGTGTGAGAGACAAGCTCAACATGATTGGAGAG CACTGGTCTAGAGACGAGAAAAATAGATGCCTAAGCGAAGCAACGAAGGCATTCCGGTACCTTGGTCAGATAGTAAGGTTGATAATTTTGCAAAGAAAGCAGATTTGA
- the LOC113711759 gene encoding probable inactive heme oxygenase 2, chloroplastic isoform X2 produces MACFKLSILPLQENSRLLFVNKFSNFPTAEKRNSTNSDKTKRPTKFYCSHSNTIAVVSPSETEEDGSDDNEEGGQMSTPAMMGSAPPVRRRRRRYRKLCPGENQGITEEMRFVAMKLRNSGKPKKIKKGRGKAESIKEVETGNSADSGEDQKDVSISEEKVEKDDDGSDANEDIWQPSLEGFLKYLVDSKLVFSTIERIVDESSDVSYVYFRKTGLERSECIAKDLEWFSRKGNTIPAPSNPGVTYVQYLKELAETSPPLFLSHFYNIYFSHIAGGQVIAKKNLLVDGREYSNELALACNRGYNLPYKI; encoded by the exons ATGGCCTGCTTCAAGCTATCAATTTTGCCGCTCCAAGAAAATTCAAGACTCCTATTTGTGAACAAATTCTCAAATTTTCCAACTGCAGAGAAAAGAAATTCGACAAATAGTGACAAAACCAAGCGGCCCACTAAATTTTACTGTTCACACTCCAATACGATTGCTGTGGTATCACCGTCGGAAACTGAAGAAGATGGAAGTGATGATAATGAAGAAGGTGGGCAGATGTCGACGCCGGCTATGATGGGAAGCGCGCCTCCGGTTaggcggaggaggaggaggtacAGGAAACTATGCCCTGGCGAGAATCAAGGGATAACTGAAGAAATGAGGTTCGTTGCAATGAAGTTAAGAAATAGCGGTAAacccaaaaagattaaaaagggaagaggaaAGGCTGAGAGCATTAAAGAAGTGGAAACTGGGAATTCTGCTGACTCTGGGGAAGACCAAAAGGATGTCTCAATTTCAGAGGAAAAAGTGGAAAAGGATGATGATGGTAGCGATGCAAATGAAGATATATGGCAGCCTAGTCTGGAAGGTTTTTTGAAGTACCTTGTGGATAGCAAGCTTGTTTTTAGTACTATTGAGCGGATTGTTGACGAGTCCAGTGATGTTTCTT ATGTCTACTTCAGGAAAACAGGATTGGAGCGATCAGAATGTATTGCAAAAGATCTAGAATGGTTCAGCCGAAAGGGTAATACCATCCCAGCACCCAGCAATCCAGGAGTCACTTATGTCCAATATCTGAAGGAACTTGCTGAGACGAGTCCCCCTTTGTTTCTTTCCCACTTTTACAACATATACTTCTCGCATATAGCTGGAGggcaagttatagccaaaaag AATCTCTTGGTTGATGGGAGGGAATATTcaaatgaattggctttggcaTGTAATAGGGGGTATAACCTACCAtacaagatatga